GTCAGAACAGACGAAAACTGGAAAGAATGGGACTTTCCGAAATTCGTTTACGCCCTCCAGGGATGGACGGAAAGAAATCTTGTAACCACCGGATCAAGTGACAAGTCCTGGCATGACTCGAATGCCTTTAACACTCAATTAGGCGAAGCGCGTCCTCGTGGATGTGCTTACTGCGACAGCACTGATCACAAGCCGCACGAATGCACTTAAGTTGCCGATCCAAGCAAAAGAAGGAAGATTTCCTTGAGAAAACGCTCCTGCTTTAACTGTGCCGGAGATGACCACAGGGCGACGGAATGCAAGAGCAGAAAAAcgtgtttgttttggaaaagaaGACACCACACCTCCATCTGTGACAGAGGAAACGTAGACAACTCGATGACAGCTACGCAAATTGGCGGTGGTCCTGTGGTATACCCGGTGGTTGTCGTGGAAGTTGCAGGGATGAAATGTCGTGCCCTTCTAGATTCTGGCGCAGGAAGTTCGTACGCTTCTGCAGCACTGCTTGAGAGAATTGGTGCAAAACCTCATCATTCTGGGTTGCGCAAGATTGAGATGATGCTGGGCGCGAGCAGTCGGGTGATGGAAGTTTATCGGGTCAAACTTAACTCAGTGAAGGGAAACTTTGAGATGGAAGTAGAAGTCACTAAAGTAGAGAAACCGCACCTCATAATGATAGACAACCCTCGCTACAAGAAGCTCGTAGAGAAACACCCTCATCTAAAGGGCATGATCATGGATGACAACGACGAGAGACCCCGCCTACCTGTGCACATCATCCTAGGACACAGTGAATGCCCCAGAATCAGCACCGCCGAACCTCAGCGTGTGGAAAGAGAATGGGACCCTGTAGCAAGTTACACAAAGAAATCGACACCACCAGTATGCTCCTCACACAAACGTCGAGAGTTGACTATGAAGAACTTTTTAAGCTAGATGTTCTCAGGTTGGCAGAATCGTCTTCAGGGGATCAGGGTGTGGTCTTCGATGAGTTTAAGGAACAACTACGGAGGTGCGAAGAAGGGTGGTACGAAACCGGTCTCCCGTGGAAGGGAAATCATTCTCCCTTGCCAAACAACAAGGAAGGAAGCCTACGCAGACTCGCTAGCCTTGTGCGGAAACTTGAGAGGAATGGGTCCATCGATGATTACCACGCTATGATCCAGGAGCAGTTGGCCGAGGGAATAGTTGAGCGCGCCCCAAACTCTGTCGAAGGACGGGAATTCTATATTCCACACAAAGGAGTCTTGCGCGAAACCGCTGAAAGCACTGAGCTGAGAATAGTATATGACGCCTCCGCAAGGGCCTGGGACGGTGCGCCATCTCTTAAAGAATGTCTTAACACTCGTCCGCCGCTACAAAACCAACTATGGAGTGTATTAATTCAAGGACGTTTCAATCTAATTGCCATCACTGGAGATATTAAGAAACCGTTCTAGCAAGTCAGAATCCGACCAGAAGAAAGAGACGCTCTCAGGTTCCACTGGTTAAAGAACATCAAGACCATCAGAGACACTCCACTTTACAAGAGCTCTGTTCGGTTTGGGTCCCTCACCCTTCTTGTTAGGAGGGGTCATTGAGCGGTATTTGGATACCTGGAGTTCCAAGCAGCCTGAAATAGTACGCAAGATAAAGCAGGATATGTAGGTGAATGACCTGATAAGTGGAGGGACGACAGTACCCAAAGtaagagagataaaaaatgCAGCCACAGAGATTTTTGCTGACGCCGCTTTCGAACTCCATAAATGTCATTCAAACGTTACTGAGTTGGAATCCACCGAAACCGATCAGACTGCAGACCAGACGTTTGCAAAACAGCAACTGGGAATCTCGTCAAGGGGAGAGAGCTCACTGCTAGGCCTAAAGTGGGATAAGCTGAAAGACTTCTTAAGCGTTACCGTGCCGACTGAGAAAGCCGACAACATCAAGAGGGGAATATTGGCTAAAATAGCGAGGATTTATGATCCACTCGGAGCGGCGTCTCCCCTCACACTATGTGGAAAGCTACTATATCATGACGCATGCAACCTTAGAATCGGTTGGGATGAACAATTGCCTTCTGAACTAGCCGTCAAGTGGGCCAAATGGGAATCAAGATCTTCTGAGAAAATCACATTCATGAGAGCCCTGGTTCAGTATCAGGAACCAATCAACAGTATATCCTTACATGTCT
This region of Pocillopora verrucosa isolate sample1 chromosome 3, ASM3666991v2, whole genome shotgun sequence genomic DNA includes:
- the LOC136279600 gene encoding uncharacterized protein — its product is MTATQIGGGPVVYPVVVVEVAGMKCRALLDSGAGSSYASAALLERIGAKPHHSGLRKIEMMLGASSRVMEVYRVKLNSVKGNFEMEVEVTKVEKPHLIMIDNPRYKKLVEKHPHLKGMIMDDNDERPRLPVHIILGHSECPRISTAEPQRVEREWDPVAKSSSGDQGVVFDEFKEQLRRCEEGWYETGLPWKGNHSPLPNNKEGSLRRLASLVRKLERNGSIDDYHAMIQEQLAEGIVERAPNSVEGREFYIPHKGVLRETAESTELRIVYDASARAWDGAPSLKECLNTRPPLQNQLWSTADQTFAKQQLGISSRGESSLLGLKWDKLKDFLSVTVPTEKADNIKRGILAKIARIYDPLGAASPLTLCGKLLYHDACNLRIGWDEQLPSELAVKWAKWESRSSEKITFMRALVQYQEPINSISLHVFGDASGVGVAAAAFTVVSHSSGVT